From Kangiella sp. TOML190, one genomic window encodes:
- a CDS encoding DUF6384 family protein: protein MAENTNNKHDIPLSDVMLAMDIADTIRHRDRIVEQELSEAEREKALFEKVKRTYASQGIEVSDATIKEAIQAIEDERFTYQAPKASFFTKLAHIYINRGKWAKGFAALLAITGLAWLISWAVFTLPKQMELNKQANALNQSIIQANTSEESLQSRLDGLVKELNRASEPQDSELKGLYQRQKQNAFQLLKTAATHIDVARPLRQQDDFDGDEFKKAGALAMDQVDRQEYQLGQAKAQLDKAETAIKRLHQINLLPNELQNLYSQAKDIARSPRGQNLANNYYQNGLAAIKGFDFDAANNVTSDLKDLIENLQQSYQLQIVYRHGEQTGLWREPEINQSARNYYIIVEAIDKNGQALTLPIVNEETGKVSRVKKWALRVERAVFDQIARDKRDDGIVQNNIFGSKAVGVLEVDYRFPTTGKAITRW, encoded by the coding sequence ATGGCCGAAAACACCAATAATAAACATGACATCCCTTTGTCGGATGTCATGTTGGCTATGGATATTGCCGATACCATTCGCCATCGCGATCGGATCGTCGAACAAGAATTAAGTGAAGCTGAACGGGAAAAAGCACTCTTTGAAAAGGTCAAAAGAACTTACGCCAGCCAAGGGATTGAGGTTAGTGATGCCACTATCAAAGAAGCCATTCAAGCAATTGAAGATGAACGCTTCACTTACCAAGCGCCAAAAGCAAGCTTTTTCACCAAGTTAGCACATATCTACATCAATCGTGGTAAATGGGCCAAAGGGTTTGCTGCCCTCTTAGCTATTACAGGTTTGGCATGGCTGATTTCATGGGCGGTTTTTACCCTACCCAAACAAATGGAGCTTAATAAGCAAGCCAATGCTTTAAACCAAAGTATCATCCAAGCCAATACTTCCGAAGAATCGCTACAGTCGCGTCTAGATGGCCTAGTCAAAGAGCTTAACCGCGCTAGCGAGCCGCAAGATAGCGAACTGAAAGGTTTATATCAGCGGCAAAAACAAAATGCTTTTCAGCTTCTCAAAACGGCGGCAACCCATATCGATGTTGCAAGACCGCTGCGCCAACAAGATGATTTTGACGGTGATGAATTTAAAAAAGCCGGTGCTTTGGCCATGGATCAAGTGGATCGTCAAGAATATCAGCTAGGCCAAGCCAAAGCGCAACTGGATAAAGCCGAAACCGCCATCAAGCGTTTGCATCAAATCAATTTATTGCCTAACGAACTGCAAAACCTCTACTCACAAGCCAAAGATATAGCGCGCAGCCCTCGCGGGCAAAATCTTGCCAATAACTATTATCAAAATGGCCTAGCGGCGATTAAAGGTTTCGATTTTGACGCAGCCAATAATGTCACCAGCGATCTAAAAGATTTGATTGAAAATCTACAGCAAAGTTATCAACTACAAATCGTTTATCGTCATGGCGAACAAACTGGCTTATGGCGCGAACCAGAAATTAATCAGAGCGCTAGAAACTATTACATAATCGTTGAGGCAATTGATAAAAATGGTCAAGCACTGACTTTGCCCATAGTCAACGAAGAAACTGGCAAAGTCAGTCGTGTGAAAAAATGGGCATTGCGAGTGGAGCGCGCAGTTTTTGATCAAATTGCTCGTGATAAGCGTGACGATGGCATAGTTCAAAATAATATCTTTGGCTCAAAAGCCGTTGGTGTTTTGGAAGTGGATTACCGTTTTCCAACCACCGGCAAAGCCATTACCCGTTGGTAA
- a CDS encoding LysR family transcriptional regulator: MDTELLKSFLTLVRLESFTLAAKELQLTQPALSKRIKRLETIIGSNLFDRVGNQVALTQAGELLAQKAPQLLNNINNSIQEIRDLSGRTSGHLNIATSHYIGLHYLPWHLEQFVSEFPQVDLNIDFIDSGLAYEQVLSGDIELAMVTFPHTQDPRLKHLKVWQERMQIACHPAHPLTNEPDPITALANYTSLLPPAHTFPRELFEHNLQELGAAHGRVKTANYLEVIAKLAASKMGWTILPEALIEPPLIALTHETNSFRQMGIIHRSNKSLSNAAKAFINLLQT, from the coding sequence ATGGATACCGAACTTCTTAAAAGCTTTTTGACGCTGGTTAGACTAGAATCCTTTACCCTAGCGGCTAAAGAATTGCAATTAACCCAACCTGCCTTAAGCAAACGCATTAAGCGCTTGGAAACCATTATTGGATCGAATTTATTTGATCGGGTCGGTAACCAAGTGGCACTAACGCAAGCCGGCGAGCTCTTAGCGCAAAAAGCGCCACAACTGCTCAACAACATCAATAATTCCATTCAGGAAATTCGTGATCTGTCAGGACGCACTTCGGGCCATTTGAATATTGCCACTAGCCACTACATTGGTCTGCACTATTTGCCTTGGCATTTAGAACAGTTTGTTAGTGAATTTCCACAAGTGGATCTGAATATTGATTTTATTGATTCTGGGCTTGCTTATGAACAAGTACTGTCCGGCGATATTGAGCTGGCGATGGTAACCTTTCCACACACCCAGGATCCACGACTGAAACACCTGAAAGTGTGGCAAGAACGGATGCAAATCGCTTGCCACCCAGCCCATCCCTTAACTAATGAGCCGGATCCAATAACCGCCCTAGCCAATTACACCAGCCTGTTACCTCCAGCACATACTTTTCCTAGGGAACTGTTTGAGCATAATCTTCAAGAATTAGGCGCAGCTCATGGTCGAGTGAAAACCGCTAACTATTTGGAAGTGATCGCCAAACTAGCAGCTTCCAAAATGGGTTGGACTATTTTGCCGGAAGCCTTAATCGAACCGCCACTGATAGCGCTGACTCATGAAACTAACTCTTTTAGACAAATGGGGATTATTCATCGCAGCAATAAAAGTCTTTCTAATGCAGCTAAAGCTTTTATTAATTTGTTACAAACTTAG
- the leuC gene encoding 3-isopropylmalate dehydratase large subunit — protein sequence MGKTLYDKLWDDHLVAENPDGSALIYIDRQLLHEVTSPQAFEGLKLAGRKPRRIEANLATPDHNVPTTNSEREQGISGIADPISLIQVKTLDENCDEFGVTQFNIDDIRQGIVHVVGPEQGYTLPGLTMVCGDSHTATHGAFGAMAFGVGTSEVEHVLATQCLRQKKMKNMLVKVDGKLGYGVTAKDIVLAVIGEIGTAGGNGHAIEFAGSAIEALSMEGRMTICNMAIEAGARVGLVAVDEKTIEYVKGRPFAPQGEHWQLAVNAWQDLHSDSDAQFDTVVELKAEDIAPQVTWGTSPEMVKPVTGTIPNPASETNPVKKEGIERALEYMDLKAEAAISSIPVDKVFIGSCTNSRIEDMREAAEVAKGRKVAASVKQAMVVPGSGLVKEQAEAEGLDKIFLEAGFEWREPGCSMCLAMNADRLEAGEHCASTSNRNFEGRQGQGGRTHLVSPAMAAAAAVYGHFTDVRDIEITKLSTQEQGGNA from the coding sequence ATGGGCAAAACCTTATACGATAAATTATGGGATGATCACCTAGTCGCCGAAAATCCTGATGGTTCGGCACTGATTTATATTGATCGTCAATTATTGCACGAAGTCACCTCGCCGCAGGCGTTTGAAGGCTTGAAGCTAGCCGGACGTAAGCCGCGCCGCATCGAAGCTAATTTGGCCACGCCGGATCACAATGTACCGACCACCAATAGCGAGCGCGAGCAGGGTATTTCGGGTATCGCCGATCCGATTTCATTGATTCAGGTGAAAACTTTGGATGAAAACTGCGATGAATTCGGCGTAACCCAGTTCAACATTGACGATATTCGTCAAGGCATTGTGCATGTGGTTGGCCCTGAGCAAGGCTACACGCTGCCGGGTTTGACTATGGTCTGTGGTGATTCGCACACTGCAACTCATGGTGCTTTTGGCGCTATGGCTTTTGGTGTGGGCACTTCTGAAGTGGAACACGTTTTAGCTACCCAGTGTCTGCGTCAGAAGAAGATGAAGAATATGCTGGTCAAAGTTGATGGCAAACTCGGTTATGGCGTAACCGCTAAAGATATTGTGTTGGCGGTGATTGGTGAAATCGGTACTGCCGGCGGTAACGGCCATGCGATTGAATTTGCGGGCTCGGCGATTGAAGCTTTGTCGATGGAAGGGCGCATGACCATTTGTAATATGGCGATCGAAGCTGGCGCGCGCGTTGGCTTGGTAGCAGTGGATGAAAAAACCATTGAGTACGTTAAGGGTCGTCCCTTTGCGCCGCAGGGCGAGCATTGGCAGTTGGCGGTTAATGCTTGGCAAGACTTACATTCCGACAGCGATGCGCAGTTTGACACGGTGGTGGAATTAAAAGCTGAAGATATAGCGCCGCAGGTGACTTGGGGAACTTCGCCAGAAATGGTTAAGCCTGTGACTGGAACTATTCCAAATCCTGCAAGCGAAACCAATCCTGTGAAGAAAGAAGGGATTGAGCGTGCCTTGGAATATATGGACTTGAAAGCCGAGGCAGCGATTTCCTCGATTCCTGTGGATAAAGTCTTTATTGGTTCTTGTACTAACTCGCGAATTGAAGATATGCGCGAAGCCGCAGAAGTGGCGAAAGGTCGCAAAGTCGCAGCAAGTGTTAAGCAAGCGATGGTAGTGCCAGGTTCTGGTTTAGTCAAAGAGCAAGCTGAAGCAGAAGGTCTTGATAAGATTTTCCTAGAAGCAGGATTCGAGTGGCGCGAGCCGGGATGTTCCATGTGTTTGGCGATGAATGCCGATCGTTTGGAAGCGGGGGAACATTGTGCTTCAACTTCCAACCGTAACTTCGAAGGTCGCCAAGGCCAAGGCGGACGTACTCACTTAGTTAGCCCTGCTATGGCCGCGGCTGCCGCGGTGTATGGTCATTTTACTGACGTTCGTGATATTGAAATAACCAAGCTTTCTACCCAAGAGCAGGGAGGTAATGCGTAA
- a CDS encoding DEAD/DEAH box helicase — protein MFSQLHPKLQKTLSKLNFNQATDIQAAAIPLVLSGQDLAASAETGSGKTAAYLLPILHQILENPSNQSGTRTLVLVPTRELARQVEKQFEQLAQFTSIKAGSLTGGASMQYQRAMLRKDPEVLIATPGRILDHIKGGATELDKLEYLVLDEADKMLDMGFSEDVTAITDSCSTKRQTLLFSATMNGHGLKQIMTQLLDKPQILKLNSFEDQQQQIRQQIIPADDLKHKEKLTHWLLSHEQYRKAIVFCNTKSQVDRLGGLLKYHKHETGTLHGNNSQELRNQIMMQFRDGKFKVLVASDVAARGIDIKDVDLVLNFDMAQNGDDYIHRVGRTGRAGESGLAISLISSREWNLMATIEKYLKTKFEKRLVKALIGSYTGPKQLKANGKAATKGKRNSGKNLTAREKKRLEKKLAKKQKAKQEPEDQMSSNKPKKKFGGVSEEGLAPLRKK, from the coding sequence TTGTTCTCACAATTGCACCCTAAGCTTCAAAAGACTCTTAGCAAGCTTAACTTCAACCAAGCCACTGACATCCAAGCTGCGGCCATACCACTAGTCTTAAGCGGTCAGGATTTAGCTGCCAGCGCTGAAACAGGCTCGGGTAAAACTGCTGCTTACCTTTTGCCGATATTGCATCAGATCTTAGAAAATCCAAGTAATCAGAGCGGAACCCGAACCTTGGTGTTGGTGCCGACTCGCGAATTGGCACGGCAAGTTGAAAAGCAATTTGAACAGCTAGCACAATTTACCAGCATCAAAGCCGGCTCGCTTACAGGTGGCGCCTCAATGCAGTATCAAAGAGCCATGTTGCGTAAAGATCCGGAAGTGCTAATAGCCACCCCAGGGCGTATTTTGGATCACATCAAAGGCGGCGCTACCGAACTGGATAAGCTCGAATATCTGGTCCTAGACGAAGCGGACAAAATGCTCGATATGGGCTTTAGCGAAGACGTAACGGCGATTACTGATAGTTGCTCTACTAAGCGACAAACGTTGCTCTTTTCTGCCACCATGAATGGTCATGGTCTCAAGCAGATAATGACTCAACTATTGGATAAACCGCAAATCCTAAAGCTCAATAGCTTTGAAGATCAACAGCAACAAATTCGTCAACAAATTATTCCGGCTGACGATTTAAAGCATAAAGAAAAATTGACCCATTGGTTGCTAAGCCATGAGCAATATCGCAAAGCGATTGTGTTTTGCAACACCAAGTCACAAGTGGATCGTTTAGGCGGTTTGTTAAAGTACCACAAGCATGAAACTGGCACCCTACATGGCAATAACTCACAAGAATTGCGCAATCAAATTATGATGCAGTTTCGTGACGGAAAATTTAAAGTGCTAGTCGCTTCCGACGTAGCCGCACGCGGCATTGACATTAAGGACGTGGATCTAGTGCTTAATTTTGATATGGCGCAAAATGGCGATGATTATATTCATCGGGTTGGCCGTACCGGACGTGCGGGCGAATCAGGCTTGGCCATTTCACTGATTAGTTCGCGCGAATGGAATCTAATGGCAACCATTGAAAAATACTTAAAAACCAAGTTTGAAAAGCGGTTAGTAAAAGCCTTGATTGGTAGCTATACAGGGCCGAAACAACTCAAGGCCAATGGCAAAGCTGCCACCAAAGGAAAGCGAAATAGCGGCAAAAACTTAACCGCTCGAGAGAAAAAACGGTTAGAAAAAAAGCTGGCAAAAAAACAAAAAGCAAAACAAGAGCCAGAAGATCAGATGAGCAGCAACAAACCGAAGAAAAAGTTTGGTGGCGTTAGCGAAGAAGGTCTTGCGCCTTTACGCAAAAAATAA
- the folE gene encoding GTP cyclohydrolase I FolE: protein MSKKLTDLYHNILVEIGEDVERDGILDTPKRAAKAMQFLTKGYEQNLDEVVNNAIFESDNDSMVIVKDIELYSMCEHHMLPFVGKVHIGYLPTGKVIGLSKLARITDMFARRLQIQENLTKQIAEAIQQVTDAAGVGVIVEAKHMCMMMRGVEKQNSVMTSSTMLGLFRKSEKTRNEFISLISK, encoded by the coding sequence ATGAGCAAAAAACTAACTGATCTATACCATAATATCCTTGTTGAGATTGGCGAAGATGTAGAGCGTGACGGTATTTTAGACACCCCAAAACGCGCCGCTAAGGCTATGCAGTTCTTAACTAAAGGTTATGAACAAAATCTTGATGAAGTGGTTAATAATGCAATTTTTGAGTCGGATAACGACTCTATGGTGATTGTTAAAGATATTGAACTGTACTCTATGTGCGAGCATCACATGTTACCGTTTGTAGGTAAAGTTCATATCGGCTACCTACCAACAGGTAAGGTCATTGGCTTATCTAAACTGGCTAGAATTACCGATATGTTCGCTCGCCGCTTGCAAATTCAAGAAAACCTAACCAAGCAAATCGCCGAAGCGATTCAACAAGTAACCGATGCAGCTGGCGTTGGAGTCATTGTCGAAGCCAAGCATATGTGTATGATGATGCGCGGTGTCGAAAAGCAAAACTCGGTGATGACCAGCTCCACCATGCTCGGGCTCTTCCGTAAATCGGAAAAAACGCGCAACGAGTTTATCAGCCTTATTAGCAAATAA
- a CDS encoding DUF3820 family protein, translating into MLKNNQQELVNAVNQVMPFGKYQGRRLLELPEPYLVWFHGQGFPDNKLGRQLALIYEIKLNGLEATFKPLLTPRSSAS; encoded by the coding sequence ATGTTAAAAAACAATCAACAAGAATTAGTCAACGCAGTTAACCAAGTGATGCCTTTTGGCAAATACCAAGGGCGGCGCTTACTGGAACTACCAGAGCCTTATTTAGTTTGGTTTCACGGCCAAGGGTTTCCCGACAATAAACTTGGAAGGCAATTAGCATTGATATATGAAATTAAACTCAATGGACTTGAAGCGACTTTCAAGCCGCTCCTAACCCCACGTTCATCTGCAAGCTGA
- a CDS encoding SRPBCC domain-containing protein, producing MKTLLLASALSLIAMINSTAEAKVLDAAAHGFTIEISIETQADIKTAYNQFLNVGDWWNSDHTWFGDANRMYIEPSVNGCFCEIDGERQAIHMTVSYVDPYKEVRMIGGLGPLQMMGIHGGMSWKFDTLENGNTRVTHRYQVTGYSKDGLDKLAAIVDSVQTIQLKGLQAALEK from the coding sequence ATGAAAACTTTATTATTGGCTAGCGCTTTGAGCCTAATCGCCATGATCAATTCTACTGCCGAAGCTAAAGTACTGGATGCAGCTGCACATGGCTTTACTATCGAAATCAGTATCGAGACTCAGGCCGATATCAAAACCGCCTACAACCAATTTCTCAATGTTGGCGACTGGTGGAACTCCGATCATACTTGGTTTGGTGATGCCAACAGAATGTACATCGAGCCGAGCGTGAATGGTTGTTTCTGTGAAATTGACGGTGAAAGACAAGCGATTCACATGACCGTTTCTTATGTCGATCCCTATAAAGAAGTTCGCATGATCGGTGGCCTAGGGCCATTACAAATGATGGGGATCCACGGTGGTATGAGCTGGAAATTCGATACTCTTGAGAATGGCAATACTCGGGTGACTCACCGCTACCAAGTCACGGGTTATTCCAAAGATGGTCTTGATAAACTTGCAGCAATCGTCGATTCAGTGCAAACGATTCAGCTCAAAGGACTGCAAGCTGCACTCGAAAAGTGA
- a CDS encoding dipeptidase: MKSIFKTKMLAIAILAALTACQPEQSQTAKQTMPEGAEKPKKVIDNLEEKVIAAVGKLDLKQQAETLAKKYIIADLHVDVPYRLENKYEDVSKATESGDFDYPRAKAGGLTAPFMSIYVPAKIEAEGGDSTAVANKLIDSVEAIVKQSPDKFALAYSVAQMQENFQKGLISLPMGMENGSPIAGDLSNLEHFYKRGIRYITLSHSLSNHISDSSYDEKRPNNGLSDFGKELVMAMNKAGVMVDVSHISDKAFFDVMEISKVPAIASHSSARHFTPGFERNMSDEMIEKLAENGGVIFINFGSTFVSQKSIENYNKFKAARDVFLAQHKLEMDDPKVAEFTQSYRAKTPFEFANLEVVLDHFDHVVKLVGVEHVGIGSDYDGVGDSLPTGLKDASTYPNLIQGLLKRGYSEADIEKILSGNLIRVWEQTEIFAKKY, from the coding sequence ATGAAATCGATTTTTAAAACAAAAATGTTAGCCATTGCTATTTTAGCGGCGCTAACCGCCTGCCAACCGGAGCAGTCGCAAACAGCGAAACAAACGATGCCAGAGGGTGCCGAGAAACCTAAAAAGGTTATCGACAATCTTGAAGAAAAGGTGATTGCGGCAGTGGGTAAGCTGGATCTCAAGCAACAAGCTGAAACTTTAGCCAAAAAATATATTATTGCGGATTTGCATGTGGATGTGCCTTATCGCCTGGAAAATAAGTATGAAGATGTGTCTAAGGCAACCGAGTCTGGCGATTTCGATTACCCTCGTGCCAAAGCTGGCGGTTTAACGGCACCTTTCATGTCGATTTATGTGCCGGCCAAGATTGAAGCTGAAGGCGGCGATTCTACTGCAGTAGCTAATAAGCTGATTGATAGTGTTGAAGCCATTGTTAAGCAGTCGCCGGATAAGTTTGCATTGGCATACAGCGTGGCTCAGATGCAGGAAAATTTTCAAAAAGGACTAATTTCGCTACCTATGGGCATGGAAAATGGCTCGCCAATAGCTGGCGATCTAAGTAATTTAGAGCACTTCTATAAGCGCGGTATTCGTTATATCACCTTATCCCATTCGCTGAGCAATCATATTTCCGATTCATCGTATGATGAAAAGCGCCCTAATAATGGCTTGAGTGACTTTGGTAAAGAGCTGGTGATGGCCATGAACAAGGCAGGTGTGATGGTTGATGTATCACACATTTCTGACAAGGCATTTTTCGATGTGATGGAAATAAGCAAAGTGCCGGCGATAGCTTCGCATTCTTCGGCGCGTCACTTTACCCCAGGTTTCGAGCGTAATATGTCCGACGAAATGATCGAAAAGCTTGCCGAAAATGGCGGTGTCATTTTTATTAATTTTGGCTCGACTTTCGTTTCCCAGAAGTCTATTGAAAATTACAATAAATTCAAGGCAGCGCGAGATGTTTTTCTAGCGCAGCATAAACTTGAAATGGATGATCCAAAGGTTGCTGAGTTTACACAGTCCTATAGAGCCAAAACGCCTTTTGAATTTGCCAATCTAGAAGTCGTATTGGATCATTTTGACCATGTGGTTAAGTTGGTTGGAGTAGAGCATGTGGGTATAGGCTCTGACTATGATGGTGTTGGTGATTCCTTGCCAACAGGTTTAAAGGACGCTTCGACTTATCCTAACTTAATTCAAGGTTTGTTAAAAAGGGGCTACTCAGAAGCGGATATTGAGAAAATTCTATCGGGAAATTTAATTCGAGTTTGGGAGCAAACAGAAATTTTTGCTAAAAAGTATTAA
- a CDS encoding YaiI/YqxD family protein, which produces MNIWVDSDACPLVIREILIKAAIRTGIRLTFIANHPIKVPALANIKSFQVAKGFDVADNEIVLRCQAGDLIITSDIPLAAEVIEKGALALSPRGELFNQGNIGARLNMRDFMDSMRETLQASGASQGGPPPLGKSDRMAFANQLDRYLTKIKA; this is translated from the coding sequence ATGAATATTTGGGTCGATTCCGATGCTTGTCCATTAGTGATCCGAGAGATTTTAATCAAAGCCGCGATCCGAACTGGAATTCGATTAACCTTTATCGCCAATCATCCAATCAAGGTTCCTGCTCTTGCCAATATCAAATCCTTTCAAGTAGCTAAAGGCTTTGATGTAGCCGATAACGAAATCGTTTTGCGCTGCCAAGCTGGTGATCTAATCATTACTAGCGATATACCCTTGGCGGCGGAAGTGATTGAAAAAGGAGCTCTAGCGCTAAGTCCGCGCGGCGAACTGTTTAACCAAGGCAATATCGGCGCTCGCCTTAATATGCGCGATTTTATGGACTCGATGCGTGAAACACTGCAAGCCAGTGGTGCATCTCAAGGCGGGCCGCCACCGCTTGGTAAAAGTGACCGCATGGCCTTTGCCAATCAATTGGATCGCTATTTAACCAAAATCAAAGCCTAG
- the leuD gene encoding 3-isopropylmalate dehydratase small subunit, protein MDAFTQHKGLVVPLDRANVDTDAIIPKQFLKSIKRSGFGPNLFDEWRYLDHGEPGMDNSKRPVNPEFVLNFSRYQGASVLLARENFGCGSSREHAPWALEDYGFKAVIAPSYADIFFNNCFKNGILPIVLSNDVMDVLFNEAESNEGYQLDIDLDKQTITRPNGEVISFDVEPDRKHSLYNGLDDIGITLQQEQSITDYEEARKQRAPWLFG, encoded by the coding sequence ATGGACGCTTTTACTCAACATAAAGGTTTAGTGGTGCCTCTTGACCGCGCCAATGTGGATACCGATGCGATTATTCCAAAGCAGTTTTTAAAGTCGATTAAGCGTAGTGGTTTTGGCCCTAATCTTTTCGATGAATGGCGCTATCTGGATCATGGTGAGCCGGGTATGGACAACTCCAAGCGCCCAGTGAACCCTGAGTTTGTTTTGAACTTTTCGCGCTACCAAGGTGCTTCAGTGCTATTAGCGCGTGAAAACTTTGGCTGTGGCTCTAGCCGTGAGCATGCGCCATGGGCATTAGAAGACTATGGCTTTAAGGCAGTAATCGCGCCAAGTTATGCAGATATCTTTTTCAATAACTGCTTTAAGAATGGCATCTTACCGATCGTTCTATCAAATGATGTTATGGATGTTTTGTTTAACGAAGCAGAAAGCAACGAAGGTTATCAGTTGGATATCGACTTGGATAAGCAAACCATCACTCGTCCCAACGGGGAAGTGATTAGCTTTGATGTCGAGCCCGATCGTAAGCATAGCTTATATAACGGTCTTGATGATATTGGTATTACTTTGCAACAAGAACAATCGATTACCGATTACGAAGAAGCGCGTAAGCAAAGAGCGCCTTGGTTGTTTGGTTAA
- a CDS encoding 4-phosphoerythronate dehydrogenase, with protein sequence MSLLTVLADENMPMVDDLFGSFCWIERKSGRDICRADLAEVDILLVRSITQVDQELLQDTPVKFVGSATIGLDHVDVDYLKQQDIQFAYAAGCNAQAVAEYVLTAIAYWANKRSVNLANATVGIIGAGNVGSQLSQLLQQLGIKYLLNDPPLAATSDSRDFVELQDIQHCDVVTCHVPLKIDGEYATQYLIDSDFLQAMQGGSLLVNSSRGAVVNNQDALKFKAWNQGVDYIFDVWEGEPDINQELLDACLLATPHIAGYSLEGKVRGTYMLYRQLRDWLGKETGISLSSKLPRVTKWSPPKYLEDLHQSLIHHYDILADDQALRAAKNGLPDTFDHLRKNYKTRLEFWKEHFDGAY encoded by the coding sequence GTGTCTTTATTAACAGTTCTGGCTGATGAAAATATGCCCATGGTTGATGATTTATTCGGCAGCTTTTGCTGGATCGAGCGAAAATCTGGGCGTGATATATGCCGTGCTGACTTAGCCGAAGTAGATATTCTATTAGTCCGTTCAATTACTCAGGTTGATCAAGAGTTATTACAAGATACGCCTGTTAAGTTTGTTGGCAGCGCTACTATTGGGCTTGATCATGTCGATGTTGATTATCTAAAACAACAGGATATTCAATTTGCTTATGCTGCAGGTTGTAACGCTCAAGCAGTGGCTGAATATGTGTTAACGGCGATTGCCTATTGGGCGAATAAGCGAAGTGTAAATTTAGCCAATGCTACTGTAGGTATTATTGGCGCTGGCAATGTTGGCAGCCAGTTAAGCCAGTTGTTACAGCAATTAGGGATCAAATATCTACTAAATGATCCGCCGTTAGCAGCAACTTCTGACTCGAGAGACTTCGTTGAATTGCAGGACATTCAGCACTGCGATGTGGTGACTTGTCATGTTCCCTTAAAAATCGATGGCGAATATGCCACACAATACCTAATTGATAGTGACTTTTTGCAAGCTATGCAAGGGGGCTCATTGCTGGTTAATAGCTCTCGCGGTGCGGTGGTAAATAACCAGGATGCGCTCAAATTTAAAGCATGGAACCAAGGTGTTGATTACATCTTTGATGTTTGGGAGGGCGAACCCGATATCAACCAAGAGTTATTGGACGCCTGCCTGCTAGCAACGCCACATATCGCTGGTTATAGTCTTGAAGGCAAAGTCAGAGGAACTTATATGCTGTATCGCCAATTACGGGATTGGCTGGGTAAAGAAACCGGTATTAGTTTAAGCTCTAAATTGCCTCGAGTAACAAAATGGTCACCGCCTAAGTATCTAGAAGACTTGCATCAAAGCTTAATACATCATTATGATATTCTAGCGGACGACCAAGCGTTACGCGCAGCTAAAAATGGTTTGCCTGATACTTTTGACCATTTAAGAAAAAACTATAAGACTCGGCTTGAATTTTGGAAAGAGCATTTTGATGGGGCTTATTGA